In Cervus elaphus chromosome 24, mCerEla1.1, whole genome shotgun sequence, a single genomic region encodes these proteins:
- the LOC122682465 gene encoding laminin subunit beta-2-like isoform X3, translating to MLAQALWVTAQVVAERESWVKGQCGRLEELSQELDCVKGLAWPRKATGTQEAKAQVSSAALLSQEALRTVQVLATLGGPDSLLGQAQEARRWTEQLLWATGRSRGPAVLQLKLKGLVDRVQRLSPRLLQLLDKAGVGCRGQGPGLAYVPVPSGVPSCPGTLPTSQWALIASRNSSRSLDIAVITLEQCQHLLRQTQATASSTGIQAWEMWHRARGSWGMATVARVQATVQTIQRFLLAEGADAVSIELVAWRGLVVPVPQDGAAGLAFLLDQIQGALPAPEAVGQELPKAEGVLHRAQQTRVGTARALHQALDLEGVLAEAGTHARAAEQGLQVVKQRLRGLEASAQEVASHLAQVALAGDVTPVVGHLSSGSAALRTRLALTQRQAWEAEERATHALGVARSLGQEGTESLVATVQDAGERAQRARAEARELLTLVQDSWRRLEGLERRLAQNEEALGKKVATLWALEQRAAELLGHMQLWARAYATC from the exons ATGTTGGCCCAGGCACTGTGGGTCACAGCACAGGTTGTGGCAGAGAGAGAGTCATGGGTTAAGGGACAGTGTGGACGTCTGGAAGAATTATCCCAGGAGTTAGACTGTGTCAAGGGCCTGGCCTGGCCCAGGAAGGCCACGGGAACCCAAG AGGCCAAGGCTCAGGTCTCCTCAGCTGCCCTGCTTTCTCAAGAGGCCCTGCGTACAGTCCAGGTCTTGGCCACACTTGGAGGACCAGACAGCCTCCTGGGACAGGCCCAGGAGGCCCGGCGGTGGACAGAGCAGCTGCTGTGGGCAACGGGCCGGTCCAGAGGGCCAGCGGTGTTGCAACTGAAATTGAAGGGGCTCGTCGACAGGGTCCAGAGGCTGAGTCCTCGGCTTCTGCAACTGCTAGACAAAGCTGGAGTG GGATGCAGGGGTCAGGGACCTGGGCTGGCCTATGTTCCTGTGCCCTCTGGTGTTCCCTCTTGCCCTGGGACCCTGCCTACCTCCCAGTGGGCGCTCATTGCCTCCCGTAACTCCTCCCGTAGCCTGGACATAGCAGTCATCACCTTGGAGCAGTGCCAGCATCTG CTACGGCAGACCCAGGCTACTGCAAGCTCCACAGGAATCCAGGCCTGGGAGATGTGGCATCGAGCAAGGGGGTCCTGGGGCATGGCCACCGTGGCTCGTGTGCAAGCAACTGTGCAGACCATCCAGCGTTTCCTCTTGG CTGAAGGTGCGGATGCTGTGAGCATAGAGCTGGTGGCATGGCGTGGGCTGGTGGTGCCCGTCCCCCAAGACGGGGCAGCGGGCCTTGCCTTCCTGCTGGATCAGATCCAGGGTGCCCTCCCTGCACCAGAGGCCGTGGGTCAGGAGCTGCCCAAAGCTGAAGGTGTCCTCCATCGGGCACAGCAGACCAG GGTGGGTACAGCCAGGGCTCTTCATCAAGCGCTGGATTTGGAGGGAGTGCTGGCTGAGGCGGGAACTCATGCAAGGGCTGCAGAGCAAGGACTGCAGGTGGTGAAACAGAGACTTCGGGGTCTGGAGGCCAGTGCACAGGAG GTGGCCAGCCACCTGGCCCAGGTTGCACTGGCAGGGGATGTGACCCCAGTGGTGGGACATCTGTCCAGTGGATCTGCGGCTCTCAGGACCCGTTTGGCCCTGACTCAGCGGCAGGCCTGGGAGGCAGAAGAGCGAGCCACGCATGCCCTCGGCGTGGCCAGGAGCCTGGGCCAG GAGGGCACGGAGAGCCTTGTGGCCACGGTGCAGGATGCCGGAGAGCGGGCACAGCGggcgcgagctgaggcccgagaGCTGCTGACGCTGGTACAGGACAGCTGGAGAAGACTGGAGG GGTTGGAACGCCGCCTGGCTCAGAACGAGGAGGCACTGGGCAAGAAAGTGGCCACCCTGTGGGCCCTGGAGCAGCGGGCAGCAGAGCTACTGGGTCACATGCAGCTGTGGGCCAGGGCATATGCCACCTGCTGA
- the LOC122682465 gene encoding laminin subunit beta-2-like isoform X1 — protein MLAQALWVTAQVVAERESWVKGQCGRLEELSQELDCVKGLAWPRKATGTQEAKAQVSSAALLSQEALRTVQVLATLGGPDSLLGQAQEARRWTEQLLWATGRSRGPAVLQLKLKGLVDRVQRLSPRLLQLLDKAGVGCRGQGPGLAYVPVPSGVPSCPGTLPTSQWALIASRNSSRSLDIAVITLEQCQHLLRQTQATASSTGIQAWEMWHRARGSWGMATVARVQATVQTIQRFLLAEGADAVSIELVAWRGLVVPVPQDGAAGLAFLLDQIQGALPAPEAVGQELPKAEGVLHRAQQTRVGTARALHQALDLEGVLAEAGTHARAAEQGLQVVKQRLRGLEASAQEVASHLAQVALAGDVTPVVGHLSSGSAALRTRLALTQRQAWEAEERATHALGVARSLGQELQVAQLGVMELQEGTESLVATVQDAGERAQRARAEARELLTLVQDSWRRLEGLERRLAQNEEALGKKVATLWALEQRAAELLGHMQLWARAYATC, from the exons ATGTTGGCCCAGGCACTGTGGGTCACAGCACAGGTTGTGGCAGAGAGAGAGTCATGGGTTAAGGGACAGTGTGGACGTCTGGAAGAATTATCCCAGGAGTTAGACTGTGTCAAGGGCCTGGCCTGGCCCAGGAAGGCCACGGGAACCCAAG AGGCCAAGGCTCAGGTCTCCTCAGCTGCCCTGCTTTCTCAAGAGGCCCTGCGTACAGTCCAGGTCTTGGCCACACTTGGAGGACCAGACAGCCTCCTGGGACAGGCCCAGGAGGCCCGGCGGTGGACAGAGCAGCTGCTGTGGGCAACGGGCCGGTCCAGAGGGCCAGCGGTGTTGCAACTGAAATTGAAGGGGCTCGTCGACAGGGTCCAGAGGCTGAGTCCTCGGCTTCTGCAACTGCTAGACAAAGCTGGAGTG GGATGCAGGGGTCAGGGACCTGGGCTGGCCTATGTTCCTGTGCCCTCTGGTGTTCCCTCTTGCCCTGGGACCCTGCCTACCTCCCAGTGGGCGCTCATTGCCTCCCGTAACTCCTCCCGTAGCCTGGACATAGCAGTCATCACCTTGGAGCAGTGCCAGCATCTG CTACGGCAGACCCAGGCTACTGCAAGCTCCACAGGAATCCAGGCCTGGGAGATGTGGCATCGAGCAAGGGGGTCCTGGGGCATGGCCACCGTGGCTCGTGTGCAAGCAACTGTGCAGACCATCCAGCGTTTCCTCTTGG CTGAAGGTGCGGATGCTGTGAGCATAGAGCTGGTGGCATGGCGTGGGCTGGTGGTGCCCGTCCCCCAAGACGGGGCAGCGGGCCTTGCCTTCCTGCTGGATCAGATCCAGGGTGCCCTCCCTGCACCAGAGGCCGTGGGTCAGGAGCTGCCCAAAGCTGAAGGTGTCCTCCATCGGGCACAGCAGACCAG GGTGGGTACAGCCAGGGCTCTTCATCAAGCGCTGGATTTGGAGGGAGTGCTGGCTGAGGCGGGAACTCATGCAAGGGCTGCAGAGCAAGGACTGCAGGTGGTGAAACAGAGACTTCGGGGTCTGGAGGCCAGTGCACAGGAG GTGGCCAGCCACCTGGCCCAGGTTGCACTGGCAGGGGATGTGACCCCAGTGGTGGGACATCTGTCCAGTGGATCTGCGGCTCTCAGGACCCGTTTGGCCCTGACTCAGCGGCAGGCCTGGGAGGCAGAAGAGCGAGCCACGCATGCCCTCGGCGTGGCCAGGAGCCTGGGCCAG GAGCTGCAGGTGGCCCAGCTGGGTGTGATGGAGTTGCAGGAGGGCACGGAGAGCCTTGTGGCCACGGTGCAGGATGCCGGAGAGCGGGCACAGCGggcgcgagctgaggcccgagaGCTGCTGACGCTGGTACAGGACAGCTGGAGAAGACTGGAGG GGTTGGAACGCCGCCTGGCTCAGAACGAGGAGGCACTGGGCAAGAAAGTGGCCACCCTGTGGGCCCTGGAGCAGCGGGCAGCAGAGCTACTGGGTCACATGCAGCTGTGGGCCAGGGCATATGCCACCTGCTGA
- the LOC122682465 gene encoding laminin subunit beta-2-like isoform X2, translating to MLAQALWVTAQVVAERESWVKGQCGRLEELSQELDCVKGLAWPRKATGTQEAKAQVSSAALLSQEALRTVQVLATLGGPDSLLGQAQEARRWTEQLLWATGRSRGPAVLQLKLKGLVDRVQRLSPRLLQLLDKAGVGCRGQGPGLAYVPVPSGVPSCPGTLPTSQWALIASRNSSRSLDIAVITLEQCQHLLRQTQATASSTGIQAWEMWHRARGSWGMATVARVQATVQTIQRFLLAEGADAVSIELVAWRGLVVPVPQDGAAGLAFLLDQIQGALPAPEAVGQELPKAEGVLHRAQQTRVGTARALHQALDLEGVLAEAGTHARAAEQGLQVVKQRLRGLEASAQEVASHLAQVALAGDVTPVVGHLSSGSAALRTRLALTQRQAWEAEERATHALGVARSLGQVAQLGVMELQEGTESLVATVQDAGERAQRARAEARELLTLVQDSWRRLEGLERRLAQNEEALGKKVATLWALEQRAAELLGHMQLWARAYATC from the exons ATGTTGGCCCAGGCACTGTGGGTCACAGCACAGGTTGTGGCAGAGAGAGAGTCATGGGTTAAGGGACAGTGTGGACGTCTGGAAGAATTATCCCAGGAGTTAGACTGTGTCAAGGGCCTGGCCTGGCCCAGGAAGGCCACGGGAACCCAAG AGGCCAAGGCTCAGGTCTCCTCAGCTGCCCTGCTTTCTCAAGAGGCCCTGCGTACAGTCCAGGTCTTGGCCACACTTGGAGGACCAGACAGCCTCCTGGGACAGGCCCAGGAGGCCCGGCGGTGGACAGAGCAGCTGCTGTGGGCAACGGGCCGGTCCAGAGGGCCAGCGGTGTTGCAACTGAAATTGAAGGGGCTCGTCGACAGGGTCCAGAGGCTGAGTCCTCGGCTTCTGCAACTGCTAGACAAAGCTGGAGTG GGATGCAGGGGTCAGGGACCTGGGCTGGCCTATGTTCCTGTGCCCTCTGGTGTTCCCTCTTGCCCTGGGACCCTGCCTACCTCCCAGTGGGCGCTCATTGCCTCCCGTAACTCCTCCCGTAGCCTGGACATAGCAGTCATCACCTTGGAGCAGTGCCAGCATCTG CTACGGCAGACCCAGGCTACTGCAAGCTCCACAGGAATCCAGGCCTGGGAGATGTGGCATCGAGCAAGGGGGTCCTGGGGCATGGCCACCGTGGCTCGTGTGCAAGCAACTGTGCAGACCATCCAGCGTTTCCTCTTGG CTGAAGGTGCGGATGCTGTGAGCATAGAGCTGGTGGCATGGCGTGGGCTGGTGGTGCCCGTCCCCCAAGACGGGGCAGCGGGCCTTGCCTTCCTGCTGGATCAGATCCAGGGTGCCCTCCCTGCACCAGAGGCCGTGGGTCAGGAGCTGCCCAAAGCTGAAGGTGTCCTCCATCGGGCACAGCAGACCAG GGTGGGTACAGCCAGGGCTCTTCATCAAGCGCTGGATTTGGAGGGAGTGCTGGCTGAGGCGGGAACTCATGCAAGGGCTGCAGAGCAAGGACTGCAGGTGGTGAAACAGAGACTTCGGGGTCTGGAGGCCAGTGCACAGGAG GTGGCCAGCCACCTGGCCCAGGTTGCACTGGCAGGGGATGTGACCCCAGTGGTGGGACATCTGTCCAGTGGATCTGCGGCTCTCAGGACCCGTTTGGCCCTGACTCAGCGGCAGGCCTGGGAGGCAGAAGAGCGAGCCACGCATGCCCTCGGCGTGGCCAGGAGCCTGGGCCAG GTGGCCCAGCTGGGTGTGATGGAGTTGCAGGAGGGCACGGAGAGCCTTGTGGCCACGGTGCAGGATGCCGGAGAGCGGGCACAGCGggcgcgagctgaggcccgagaGCTGCTGACGCTGGTACAGGACAGCTGGAGAAGACTGGAGG GGTTGGAACGCCGCCTGGCTCAGAACGAGGAGGCACTGGGCAAGAAAGTGGCCACCCTGTGGGCCCTGGAGCAGCGGGCAGCAGAGCTACTGGGTCACATGCAGCTGTGGGCCAGGGCATATGCCACCTGCTGA